Part of the Rhinoderma darwinii isolate aRhiDar2 chromosome 2, aRhiDar2.hap1, whole genome shotgun sequence genome, GGTCTACCGTGGGTCATGGATGACGTACAGGAACGTGTCACCTGACATTCGCTTCGGTCAGTTTGCATCGTCATCTCTAAACCGTAAAACCGCTCAGAGGTTTGGAACAACTTCTCAGTTCACGATATTCAGCTGCTTCGGTGTAAACATCGAAATCTTCTCAGACTTCAAGGAAGAAGAAGTTTTAATTCCTGGAACCGAGAAGTTTCAAGTTATTAAAAAGTCTGACAACTCTTATGTTCTAAAGAGCAGCGGGCAGCACTGCAGCTACTACAACTGCGCGTACCTAGGGGGTGAGTGGCCAGACCTACCGCTGCAGGAGGCACAAGGTGAAATGGTTCCTCCACATCCTCCGAGGCGGAATTTTAGCCCAAATACTTGGAATTAGTGATGGGCTCATTTTTATACTAAAGTCAATGCCATCAATGTATATCTAAAAAAGAAATGTCCCGGCAAAAGCCTTAAAAAAGGGATAAAACACAGCAAACCCCCGACTCAGGAAGAAACGCCCAGCAGAACTAGGAGAGGAAAAACCCTGTGGAGAAAACCTCTGGGGACCATGGCTGGAAGGTTGACCTTTTCTTGGGCTTAGTAGGATAAAGCCAACATTAACCCCTCATTATTATAATACATTGTATTTGGCACCAGATCTAAAATAACAATATCAGACAAATAACAGTAACAATAATAGAAGCGTCAGAATACAGGCAACAGCTCAACAAACAGCCAAGGAAAAGGGACTAAAACAGGGCGGGTGGGAGGGAAATGTTTCCTTCAGTTCTTCTGATGAGAGAAAGAGTAAAATAGAGAGACCCCCCCCGCCCCCGTGACACCAGGCGCACacacccctccctctcctagcaCCGCCCCTGCTTAACTCTTTACAACTATACAGACAAATACTGGAGGAGTTATAGGACCCCCTCCCACAGTCATGTCCCCCTTTGCTTAGTGCGTTGGGGGAGTATTTCTCAGCAATAATACCAACATGTAGCAGCACATTCAAAAACATTTCCCTACCTGTAGCAGCACATTCTCAGACATTATACTTCATGTAGCAGCACATTCTCAGACATTATCCTTCATGGAGCAGCACATTCTCAGACATTTCCCTACATGCAGCAGCACATTCTCAGACATTATCCTTCATGGAGCAGCACATTCTCAGACATTTCCCTACATATAGCAGACCATTCTCAGACATTTTCCTTCCCTGCAGCAGCACATTCTCAGACATTTCCCTACATGCAGCAGCACATTCTCAGACATTATCCTTCATGTAGCAGCACATTCTCAGACATTATCCTTCATGGAGCAGCACATTCTCAGACATTTCGCTACATGCAGCAGCACATTCTCAGACATTATCCTTCATGGAGCAGCACATTCTCAGACATTTCCCTACATATAGCAGACCATTCTCAGACATTTTCCTTCCCTGCAGCAGCACATTCTCAGACATTTCCCTACATGCAGCAGCACATTCTCAGACATTATCCTTCATGTAGCAGCACATTCTCAGACATTATCCTTCATGGAGCAGCACATTCTCAGACATTTCGCTACATGCAGCAGCACATTCTCAGACATTATCCTTCATGGAGCAGCACATTCTCAGACATTTCGCTACATGTAGCAGCACATTCTCAGACATTATCCTTCATGGAGCAGCACATTCTCAGACATTTTCTACATGCAGCAGCACATTCTCAGACATTTCCTTACATGTAGCAGCACATTCTCAGACATTTCCTTACATGTAGCAGCACATTCTCAGACATTTCCCTACATGCAGCAGCACATTCTCAGACATTTCCCTACATGCAGCAGCACATTCTCAGACATTATCCTTCATGGAGCAGCACATTCTCAGACATTTTCCTACATGTAGCAGCACATTCTCAGACATTTTCCTTCCCTGCAGCAGCACATTCTCAGACATTTCCCTACATGTAGCAGAACATTCTCAGACATTTTCCTTCCCTGCAGCAGCACATTCTCAGACATTTCCCTACATGTAGCAGAACATTCTCAGACATTTTCCTTCCCTGCAGCAGCACATTCTCAGACATTTCCCTACATGGAGCAGCACATTCTCAGACATTTCCCTACATGTAGCAGCACATTCTCAGACATTTCCCTACATGTAGCAGCACATTCTCAGACATTTCCCTACATGTAGCAGCGCATTCCCAGACATTTCCCTACATGCAGCAGCACATTCTCAGACATTTCCCTACATGCAGAAGCACATTCTTAGACATTTCCCTACATGGAGCAGCACATTCTCAGACATTTCCCTACATGTAGCAGCACATTCTCAGACATTTCCCTACATGTAGCAGCACATTCTCAGACATTTCCCTACATGTAGCAGCGCATTCCCAGACATTTCCCTACATGCAGCAGCACATTCTCAGACATTTCCCTACATGCAGCAGCACATTCTCAGACATTTCCCTACATGCAGAAGCACATTCTTAGACATTATCCTTCATGGAGCAGCACATTCTCAGACATTTTCCTACATGTAGCAGCGCATTCCCAGACATTTACCTACATGGAGCAGCACATTCTCAGACATTTCCTTACATGTAGCAGCACATTCTCAGACATTTCCCTACATGCAGCAGCACATTCTCAGACATTATCCTTCATGGAGCAGCACATTCTCAGACATTTTCCTACATGTAGCAGCGCATTCCCAGACATTTCCCTACATGGAGCAGCACATTCTCAGACATTTCCCTACATGCAGCAGCACATTCTCAGACATTTTCCTTCATGGAGCAGCACATTCTCAGACATTTCCCTACATGCAGCAGCACATTCTCAGACATTATCCCTCATGTAGCAGCACATTCTCAGACATTTCCCTACATGGAGCAGCACATTCTCAGACATTTCCCTACATGCAGCAGCACATTCTCAGACATTATCCTTCATGGAGCAGCACATTCTCAGACATTTTCCTACATGTAGCAGCACATTCTCAGACATTTCCCTACATGCAGCAGCACATTCTCAGACATTTCCTTACATGTAGCAGCACATTCTCAGACATTTCCCTACATGCAGCAGCAAATTCTCAGACATTTCCTTACATGTAGCAGCACATTCTCAGACATTTCCCTACATGCAGCAGCACATTCTCAGACATTATCCTTCATGTAGCAGCACATTCTCAGACATTATCCTTCATGGAGCAGCACATTCCCAGACATTTCCCTACATGGAGCAGCACATTCACAGACATTTCCTTACATGTAGCAGCACATTCTCAGACATTTCCCTACATGTAGCAGCACATTCTCAGACATTTCCCTACATGCAGCAGCACATTCTCAGACATTATCCTTCATGTAGCAGCACATTCTCAGACATTATCCTTCATGGAGCAGCACATTCTCAGACATTTCCCTACATGGAGCAGCACATTCTCAGACATTTCCTTACATGTAGCATCACATTCTCAGACATTTACCTACATGCAGCAGCACATTCTCAGACATTTCCCTACATGCAGAAGCACATTCTTAGACATTTCCCTACATGGAGCAGCACATTCTCAGACATTTCCCTACATGTAGCAGCACATTCTCAGACATTTCCCTACATGTAGCAGCACATTCTCAGACATTTCCCTACATGTAGCAGCGCATTCCCAGACATTTCCCTACATGCAGCAGCACATTCTCCGACATTTCCCTACATGCAGCAGCACATTCTCAGACATTTCCCTACATGCAGAAGCACATTCTTAGACATTATCCTTCATGGAGCAGCACATTCTCAGACATTTTCCTACATGTAGCAGCGCATTCCCAGACATTTACCTACATGGAGCAGCACATTCTCAGACATTTCCTTACATGTAGCAGCACATTCTCAGACATTTCCCTACATGCAGCAGCACATTCTCAGACATTATCCTTCATGGAGCAGCACATTCTCAGACATTTTCCTACATGTAGCAGCGCATTCCCAGACATTTCCCTACATGGAGCAGCACATTCTCAGACATTTCCCTACATGCAGCAGCACATTCTCAGACATTTTCCTTCATGGAGCAGCACATTCTCAGACATTTCCCTACATGCAGCAGCACATTCTCAGACATTATCCCTCATGTAGCAGCACATTCTCAGACATTTCCCTACATGGAGCAGCACATTCTCAGACATTTCCCTACATGCAGCAGCACATTCTCAGACATTATCCTTCATGGAGCAGCACATTCTCAGACATTTTCCTACATGTAGCAGCACATTCTCAGACATTTCCCTACATGCAGCAGCACATTCTCAGACATTTCCTTACATGTAGCAGCACATTCTCAGACATTTCCCTACATGCAGCAGCAAATTCTCAGACATTTCCTTACATGTAGCAGCACATTCTCAGACATTTCCCTACATGCAGCAGCACATTCTCAGACATTATCCTTCATGTAGCAGCACATTCTCAGACATTATCCTTCATGGAGCAGCACATTCCCAGACATTTCCCTACATGGAGCAGCACATTCACAGACATTTCCTTACATGTAGCAGCACATTCTCAGACATTTCCCTACATGTAGCAGCACATTCTCAGACATTTCCCTACATGCAGCAGCACATTCTCAGACATTATCCTTCATGTAGCAGCACATTCTCAGACATTATCCTTCATGGAGCAGCACATTCTCAGACATTTCCCTACATGGAGCAGCACATTCTCAGACATTTCCTTACATGTAGCATCACATTCTCAGACATTTACCTACATGCAGCAGCACATTCTCAGACATTTCCCTACATGCAGAAGCACATTCTTAGACATTTCCCTACATGGAGCAGCACATTCTCAGACATTTCCCTACATGTAGCAGCACATTCTCAGACATTTCCCTACATGTAGCAGCACATTCTCAGACATTTCCCTACATGTAGCAGCGCATTCCCAGACATTTCCCTACATGCAGCAGCACATTCTCAGACATTTCCCTACATGCAGCAGCACATTCTCAGACATTTCCCTACATGCAGAAGCACATTCTTAGACATTATCCTTCATGGAGCAGCACATTCTCAGACATTTTCCTACATGTAGCAGCGCATTCCCAGACATTTACCTACATGGAGCAGCACATTCTCAGACATTTCCTTACATGTAGCAGCACATTCTCAGACATTTCCCTACATGCAGCAGCACATTCTCAGACATTATCCTTCATGGAGCAGCACATTCTCAGACATTTTCCTACATGTAGCAGCGCATTCCCAGACATTTCCCTACATGGAGCAGCACATTCTCAGACATTTCCCTACATGCAGCAGCACATTCTCAGACATTTTCCTTCATGGAGCAGCACATTCTCAGACATTTCCCTACATGCAGCAGCACATTCTCAGACATTATCCCTCATGTAGCAGCACATTCTCAGAAATTTCCCTACATGGAGCAGCACATTCTCAGACATTTCCCTACATGCAGCAGCACATTCTCAGACATTATCCTTCATGGAGCAGCACATTCTCAGACATTTTCCTACATGTAGCAGCACATTCTCAGACATTTCCCTACATGCAGCAGCACATTCTCAGACATTTCCTTACATGTAGCAGCACATTCTCAGACATTTCCCTACATGCAGCAGCAAATTCTCAGACATTTCCTTACATGTAGCAGCACATTCTCAGACATTTCCCTACATGTGGCAGCACATTCTCAGACATTATCCTTCATGGAGCAGCACATTCCCAGACATTTCCCTACATGGAGCAGCACATTCACAGACATTTCCTTACATGTAGCAGCACATTCTCAGACATTTCCCTACATGCAGCAGCACATTCTCAGACATTTCCCTACATGCAGCAGCACATTCTCAGACATTTCCCTACATGCAGCAGCACATTCTCAGACATTATCCTTCATGTAGCAGCACATTCTCAGACATTATCCTT contains:
- the LOC142740325 gene encoding ecto-ADP-ribosyltransferase 5-like, whose amino-acid sequence is MILNLLEAFTALYLLSLSRKACWAVDLSMMLNAFDDQYIGCTRQMEREMPNILAQEKGYRQFAIMWFLAEQRWVKIKQYNVFPRDFKDEYGIALILYTQESPFPIYQQLNRNMSIGGRSREHYMNRFHFKALHFYLTRAIQVLGGSAGCDGTSQVYRGSWMTYRNVSPDIRFGQFASSSLNRKTAQRFGTTSQFTIFSCFGVNIEIFSDFKEEEVLIPGTEKFQVIKKSDNSYVLKSSGQHCSYYNCAYLGAAHSQTFPYMQQHILRHYPSCSSTFSDIILHGAAHSQTFRYMQQHILRHYPSWSSTFSDISLHIADHSQTFSFPAAAHSQTFPYMQQHILRHYPSCSSTFSDIILHGAAHSQTFRYMQQHILRHYPSWSSTFSDISLHVAAHSQTLSFMEQHILRHFLHAAAHSQTFPYM